Proteins encoded together in one Planctomyces sp. SH-PL14 window:
- the glyA gene encoding serine hydroxymethyltransferase, with amino-acid sequence MTPSPLQQSDPAVWNSVLREQRRQKEGLELIASENYTSAAIQQAAGTVLTNKYAEGYPGRRYYGGCEFVDEVESLARSRACELFGAEHANVQPHAGSQANMAAYMSVLNVGDTILAMDLAHGGHLTHGMALNFSGKLYNVVHYGVRKDNHRIDFDQVNALAQQHKPKMIVAGASAYPREIDHPKFAEIARSVGAFFMVDMAHYSGLVAGGLHNNPVKVADFVTTTTHKTLRGPRSGMVLCKEKFAKDVDKTVFPGLQGGPLMHIIAAKAVCFHEALQPSYRDYAKQIVANAKTLSETLMAGGITLASGGTDNHLMLCDVTSIGLSGKIAEHALDKAGITVNKNMIPYDQRKPLDPSGIRIGTPALTTRGMKEAEMKKVGAWILEALKTPDDAAKLEKVRLEIAEFAGAFPVPGID; translated from the coding sequence ATGACCCCGTCTCCGCTGCAACAGTCCGATCCCGCCGTCTGGAACTCCGTTCTCCGTGAACAGCGACGCCAGAAGGAAGGTCTCGAACTGATCGCCTCCGAGAACTACACCAGCGCCGCCATCCAACAGGCCGCCGGCACGGTCCTGACCAACAAATACGCCGAAGGCTACCCCGGCCGTCGCTACTACGGCGGCTGCGAATTCGTCGACGAAGTCGAGTCCCTCGCCCGCTCCCGCGCCTGCGAGCTGTTCGGCGCCGAACACGCCAACGTCCAGCCCCACGCCGGCTCCCAGGCCAACATGGCCGCCTACATGTCGGTCCTGAACGTCGGCGACACCATCCTCGCGATGGACCTCGCCCACGGCGGCCACCTGACCCACGGGATGGCCCTCAACTTCTCCGGCAAACTCTACAACGTCGTCCACTACGGCGTCCGCAAAGACAACCATCGGATCGACTTCGACCAGGTCAACGCCCTCGCGCAGCAGCACAAGCCCAAGATGATCGTGGCGGGGGCGAGTGCCTATCCGCGCGAAATCGACCACCCCAAGTTCGCCGAGATCGCCCGGTCGGTCGGAGCCTTCTTCATGGTCGACATGGCCCACTACTCGGGCCTCGTCGCCGGCGGCCTCCACAACAACCCGGTCAAGGTGGCCGACTTCGTCACCACCACGACCCACAAGACCCTCCGCGGCCCCCGCTCCGGCATGGTCCTCTGCAAGGAAAAGTTTGCCAAGGACGTCGACAAGACCGTCTTCCCCGGCCTCCAGGGGGGACCGCTCATGCACATCATCGCCGCCAAGGCGGTCTGCTTCCACGAGGCCCTCCAGCCCTCGTACCGCGACTACGCCAAGCAGATCGTGGCGAACGCCAAGACCCTGTCCGAAACGCTGATGGCGGGCGGGATCACGCTGGCGTCGGGCGGGACGGACAACCACCTCATGCTGTGCGACGTGACCTCGATCGGCCTCTCCGGGAAGATCGCCGAGCACGCACTCGACAAGGCGGGGATCACCGTCAACAAGAACATGATCCCCTACGACCAGCGGAAGCCGCTCGACCCGAGCGGAATCCGGATCGGCACGCCGGCCCTCACGACGCGAGGGATGAAGGAAGCCGAAATGAAGAAGGTCGGGGCCTGGATCCTGGAAGCCCTCAAGACGCCCGACGACGCTGCCAAGCTCGAGAAGGTCCGCCTGGAGATCGCCGAGTTCGCCGGGGCCTTCCCGGTTCCCGGCATCGATTAG
- a CDS encoding acetamidase/formamidase family protein, whose amino-acid sequence MHYHFEPTTWHNTIGPHAAVLRVASGDRVTTTTVDAWGLDAQRQPAARRGNPMTGPFYIEGAEPDDVLAVTIENIVPSRTYGFTKTAVAPWIVDPGFVGNLPPTELVEWSIDRSAATVSLVSPRTAALPELVLPLELMLGCFGVAPPRGQSISTATSGEWGGNMDYRQFGAGATVYFPVFEPGGLFFLGDAHAVQGDGEISGNGVEVSTTTTFRVDVLKGWKIHWPRSRRDGWYGTVGNARPLDQAVQHATTEMLRWLTEPHVGLDMLGANLFLQQTVRYDLGNVFDPAYTMVCKVQEETLERAGLPPLVPKPVVG is encoded by the coding sequence ATGCATTACCACTTCGAACCGACGACCTGGCACAACACGATCGGACCGCATGCGGCGGTCCTCCGCGTGGCGAGCGGCGACCGGGTGACGACGACGACCGTCGACGCCTGGGGGCTCGACGCGCAGCGGCAGCCGGCGGCCCGCCGTGGGAATCCGATGACGGGGCCGTTCTACATCGAAGGAGCTGAGCCGGACGATGTCCTGGCGGTGACGATCGAGAACATCGTTCCGAGCCGGACCTACGGATTCACGAAGACCGCCGTCGCTCCGTGGATTGTCGATCCGGGGTTCGTGGGAAATCTTCCGCCCACGGAGCTGGTCGAGTGGTCGATCGACCGCTCGGCCGCGACCGTCTCGCTTGTCTCTCCTCGGACCGCCGCGTTGCCGGAGCTGGTCCTGCCGCTGGAGCTGATGCTGGGCTGTTTTGGTGTCGCCCCGCCGCGGGGACAGAGCATTTCGACAGCGACCTCCGGGGAGTGGGGGGGGAACATGGACTATCGCCAGTTTGGAGCGGGGGCGACGGTGTACTTTCCGGTCTTCGAGCCGGGGGGGCTGTTCTTTCTGGGTGACGCTCATGCGGTCCAGGGGGACGGGGAGATCTCCGGTAATGGCGTCGAGGTCTCGACGACCACGACGTTTCGGGTCGACGTGCTGAAGGGTTGGAAGATCCACTGGCCGCGGTCTCGGCGGGATGGGTGGTACGGGACTGTGGGGAATGCCCGTCCGCTCGATCAGGCGGTTCAGCATGCGACGACCGAGATGCTTCGCTGGTTGACGGAGCCGCATGTGGGGCTGGATATGCTTGGGGCGAATCTGTTCCTGCAGCAGACGGTTCGTTACGACTTGGGGAATGTGTTCGATCCGGCGTACACGATGGTTTGCAAGGTGCAGGAGGAGACGCTGGAGCGGGCCGGGTTGCCGCCGTTGGTGCCAAAGCCGGTCGTCGGATAG
- the rny gene encoding ribonuclease Y has protein sequence MGYVAAALAGIAAGALVGFFMDRLRMGAAYRTRDQLMDSAKTDADNFRKEKELEIKEQLLKRREDLENELRKVRNELHEQERRIDKRESDVNQLQNEFSKKEKMLQTQQNRLVERTKVIETQERELDRMVKQEQEELYKISGLNREQAAERLMTRLDGDLNAEAGRVIMRKESELKQNSEKLAREIIGMAVQRYASAHTSETTVSTIDIPSDEVKGRIIGREGRNIRAFEKETGVDVIVDDTPGVVVVSCFDTVRREIAKRSLAKLIQDGRIHPAKIEEVVRETQKEMDDTIMRLGKEAAEEADVPGAHPKLIALMGRLNFRVSYSQNVLRHSIEVAHLTGMMAEQLGMDGTMGRRCGFFHDIGKAADHEAEGGHPAIGADLLKRYNEGPEVVHAALGHHDDIRPDFLYTVLTAAADACSASRPGSRRETLEKYIKRLEELEALVCGFPGVSQVYAVQAGREVRVIVDPKAVNDREAAKMARDISIAVEQNLTYPGEVKVVVMRETRAVGVAK, from the coding sequence ATGGGCTACGTCGCCGCTGCACTCGCGGGGATCGCCGCCGGTGCGCTCGTCGGCTTCTTCATGGATCGCCTGCGGATGGGGGCCGCCTACCGCACCCGCGATCAGCTGATGGACTCGGCCAAGACCGACGCCGACAACTTCCGCAAGGAGAAAGAGCTCGAGATCAAGGAGCAGCTCCTCAAACGCCGCGAAGACCTGGAGAACGAGCTCCGCAAGGTCCGCAACGAACTCCACGAACAGGAGCGGCGGATCGACAAGCGGGAGAGCGACGTCAACCAGCTCCAGAACGAGTTCTCCAAGAAGGAAAAGATGCTGCAGACGCAGCAGAACCGGCTCGTCGAGCGGACCAAGGTCATCGAGACGCAGGAGCGCGAGCTGGACCGGATGGTGAAGCAGGAGCAGGAGGAGCTCTACAAGATCAGCGGCCTCAATCGCGAGCAGGCGGCGGAGCGGCTGATGACCCGCCTCGACGGCGACCTGAACGCCGAAGCGGGCCGGGTGATCATGCGGAAGGAGTCGGAGCTCAAGCAGAACTCCGAGAAGCTCGCCCGCGAGATCATCGGCATGGCGGTCCAGCGGTACGCCTCCGCCCACACGAGCGAGACGACCGTTTCGACGATCGACATCCCCAGCGATGAAGTGAAGGGGCGGATCATCGGCCGCGAAGGCCGGAACATCCGGGCCTTCGAGAAGGAGACCGGCGTCGACGTGATCGTCGACGATACCCCGGGCGTCGTCGTCGTGTCCTGCTTCGACACCGTCCGCCGCGAAATCGCCAAGCGGTCGCTCGCCAAGCTCATTCAGGACGGACGGATTCACCCCGCCAAGATCGAAGAAGTCGTCCGCGAGACGCAGAAGGAGATGGACGACACCATCATGCGGCTCGGCAAGGAGGCGGCCGAAGAGGCGGACGTGCCGGGCGCGCACCCGAAGCTGATCGCCCTCATGGGGCGGCTCAACTTCCGCGTCAGCTACAGCCAGAACGTCCTGCGGCACTCGATCGAAGTCGCCCACCTGACCGGGATGATGGCGGAACAGCTCGGCATGGACGGAACGATGGGCCGCCGGTGCGGGTTCTTCCACGATATCGGGAAGGCAGCCGACCACGAGGCCGAAGGGGGCCATCCGGCGATCGGGGCGGATCTCCTCAAGCGGTACAACGAAGGGCCGGAAGTCGTCCATGCCGCTCTCGGCCACCACGACGATATCCGTCCGGACTTCCTCTACACCGTCCTCACCGCCGCCGCGGATGCGTGTTCGGCCTCGCGGCCCGGCTCGCGGCGTGAGACGCTCGAAAAGTACATCAAGCGGCTGGAGGAGCTCGAAGCGCTCGTCTGCGGGTTCCCCGGCGTCAGCCAGGTCTATGCCGTACAGGCAGGGCGCGAAGTGCGGGTCATCGTCGATCCCAAGGCGGTCAACGACCGCGAGGCGGCCAAGATGGCCCGCGACATCTCGATCGCCGTCGAACAGAATCTCACCTACCCCGGCGAGGTCAAGGTCGTCGTGATGCGCGAGACCCGCGCGGTCGGCGTCGCGAAGTAG
- a CDS encoding tetratricopeptide repeat protein translates to MTTPPTSPSPQSPLINVPCLEGQVIAFTGTLASMTHEQAAELARGHGGEPQEHVSRATTILVVGDEGWPLEDNGQPSVKFEQAERLRAEGEELRILTETEWLRLLGETSDAEEARQLYTPAMLSQLLGLRAGVIRTWERLGLIRPVKRVYRLPYFDFQEVTSVRRLSELLQAGVARKDLETALRRLPSVERGDHRPLEQLQILAQNARIVVRDRFGLVDPVRGQRVFDFGTQTPPDAAEDLPAETATIRFEPHREVAETNRVRDWFVAGCRLYDDGRVAEAVEAFRMELMGRPDGPETHFHLADCLYRLDNVRGALERYYVAVEHDHQYVEAWTQIGCLHRELNELQQALVAFEIALDVHAEYPDVHFHKAETLADLGLTDEAIPHWESYLGFHTRGPSADIARQRLAVHAPDSSALRGG, encoded by the coding sequence ATGACCACGCCTCCGACCTCACCCTCGCCCCAGTCGCCGCTGATCAACGTCCCTTGCCTCGAGGGCCAGGTCATCGCCTTCACCGGCACCCTCGCCTCCATGACCCACGAACAGGCCGCGGAACTCGCCCGCGGCCACGGCGGCGAACCCCAGGAACACGTCAGCCGAGCCACCACGATCCTCGTCGTCGGTGACGAAGGCTGGCCCCTCGAAGACAACGGCCAACCCTCCGTCAAATTCGAACAGGCCGAACGACTCCGCGCCGAAGGCGAAGAACTCCGGATTCTGACGGAGACGGAATGGCTCCGACTCCTCGGCGAAACCTCCGACGCCGAAGAAGCCCGGCAACTCTACACGCCGGCCATGCTCTCCCAGCTCCTCGGCCTCCGCGCGGGAGTCATCCGCACCTGGGAACGCCTGGGCCTCATCCGCCCGGTCAAACGGGTCTACCGCCTCCCCTACTTCGACTTCCAGGAAGTCACCAGCGTTCGCCGCCTCTCCGAACTCCTCCAGGCCGGCGTCGCCCGCAAGGACCTCGAAACCGCCCTCCGCCGCCTCCCCTCCGTCGAGCGCGGAGACCACCGGCCGCTGGAACAGCTCCAGATCCTGGCTCAGAACGCGCGGATCGTTGTTCGCGACCGGTTCGGGCTCGTCGATCCCGTGCGGGGACAACGGGTCTTCGATTTCGGAACCCAGACGCCACCCGACGCGGCGGAGGACCTGCCGGCCGAAACCGCGACCATCCGCTTCGAACCGCATCGCGAAGTCGCCGAGACAAATCGTGTCCGGGACTGGTTCGTCGCCGGCTGCCGCCTCTACGACGACGGCCGCGTCGCTGAAGCAGTGGAAGCATTCCGGATGGAACTCATGGGCCGCCCCGACGGACCGGAGACCCACTTTCACCTGGCGGACTGCCTGTATCGACTCGACAACGTCCGCGGCGCGCTCGAGCGGTACTACGTCGCCGTCGAGCACGACCATCAGTACGTCGAGGCCTGGACCCAGATCGGCTGCCTGCACCGCGAACTCAACGAGCTGCAGCAGGCCCTCGTCGCCTTCGAGATCGCCCTCGATGTTCATGCGGAGTATCCGGACGTCCACTTCCACAAGGCCGAGACGCTCGCGGACCTCGGCCTGACGGACGAGGCGATCCCGCACTGGGAGTCGTACCTCGGCTTCCACACCCGCGGCCCCTCGGCCGACATCGCCCGCCAGCGGCTTGCGGTCCATGCACCGGATTCGTCGGCCCTACGCGGCGGATGA
- a CDS encoding MFS transporter, with protein MSSGAPASELPESEGIYSRSFWMAYAANMMLVGANTMSYRFADYVKYLGDTEATTGWIVNLSLVGALASRLFIGAAMDRFGIGRVWGGGAICFIAGALLFMTVTAVGPTIIVARMLFVLGLAIMFIGSNAHIQLDVPAHRRTEAIGSLGSSGFVGMIAGAQLEGLLRGRIPDPSLYFRVLFGLAAVVGFLYLGLVWLLSRHDKYQPPEATPLAHSLLVRHWPGPVCLVAILMGMGFAVTTVFLTRYAQSLGLESGFKLFFTSYAIAAFSVRIISRTWSRWLGRNKMILIGLSGQVVAYLLLVPVSQSWHFIPAGLATGFAHALLFPSVVSLGSGSFPEHYRGTGTTLILGFIELGTFMASPVYGWMILQYGFQPMLLTATAATVILIVAYWRLTRFVPDLDLLHSRPSSAA; from the coding sequence ATGTCCTCCGGCGCGCCTGCCTCCGAACTGCCCGAGTCCGAAGGGATCTACAGCCGATCCTTCTGGATGGCGTACGCCGCGAACATGATGCTCGTCGGCGCGAACACGATGTCCTACCGGTTCGCGGACTACGTCAAGTACCTCGGCGACACCGAGGCGACGACCGGCTGGATTGTGAACCTGAGTCTGGTCGGGGCGCTCGCCAGCCGGCTGTTCATCGGGGCGGCGATGGACCGCTTCGGCATCGGCCGGGTGTGGGGCGGCGGAGCGATCTGCTTCATTGCCGGGGCGCTGCTGTTCATGACCGTCACAGCGGTCGGTCCCACGATCATCGTGGCCCGGATGCTCTTCGTCCTCGGGCTGGCGATCATGTTCATTGGCTCGAACGCGCACATTCAGCTCGACGTTCCGGCCCACCGCCGCACCGAGGCGATCGGCAGCCTGGGGTCGAGCGGGTTCGTGGGGATGATCGCCGGGGCCCAGCTCGAAGGTCTGCTGCGGGGGCGGATTCCGGACCCGTCGCTCTACTTCCGCGTCCTGTTCGGTCTGGCGGCGGTCGTTGGCTTTCTTTACCTGGGCCTCGTGTGGCTCCTCAGCCGGCATGACAAATACCAGCCTCCGGAGGCGACCCCTCTCGCCCATTCGCTCCTGGTCCGGCACTGGCCCGGTCCGGTCTGCCTGGTGGCGATCCTGATGGGGATGGGCTTTGCCGTGACGACCGTGTTCCTGACGCGGTACGCCCAGTCGCTCGGTCTCGAAAGCGGCTTCAAGTTGTTCTTCACGAGCTACGCGATCGCGGCGTTTTCGGTCCGCATCATCAGCCGGACCTGGAGCCGGTGGCTGGGGCGGAACAAGATGATCCTGATCGGCCTGTCGGGGCAGGTCGTCGCCTACCTGCTCCTCGTTCCGGTGTCCCAGAGCTGGCATTTCATCCCCGCGGGGCTCGCGACCGGCTTCGCCCACGCGCTGCTCTTTCCGTCGGTCGTGTCCCTGGGCTCCGGGAGCTTTCCAGAGCACTACCGCGGGACCGGGACGACGCTGATCCTGGGCTTCATCGAACTGGGGACGTTCATGGCGTCGCCGGTGTACGGGTGGATGATCCTGCAGTACGGGTTCCAGCCGATGCTGCTGACGGCGACGGCGGCGACCGTGATCCTGATCGTGGCCTACTGGCGGCTGACGCGCTTTGTGCCGGATCTCGATCTGCTTCACTCCCGGCCGTCATCCGCCGCGTAG
- a CDS encoding serine/threonine protein kinase yields MPDAIDVSATPSDLTLVQDEQQRTKSRELSRAPFEAPPAIPGYDLLHRLGEGSFGAVWLAREKRTGKQVAIKFYTRGQGVDWSLLSREVEKLAVLYTSRNIVGLLDVGWDHEPPYFVMEYLENGSLASRLKEGPLSASHAVRITRSVAEALVHAHGAGILHCDLKPANVLIDGNMDARLGDFGQSRLVTEMSPALGTLYFMAPEQARLDGIPDARWDVYALGALLFHMLTGAPPFRTPEAEAKLAQARTIEERLVVYQQVLEASPAPTAHRTQSGVDWRLADIVDRCLERDPQKRVANAQIVLDMLEARDNARAKRPLMVVGALGPVLFLVALYWIASTVGPRIVRTAEHELLQQALAGDAVSARILASSIETEVRIRQDELVDTADWTYVRQMIRDSHQRTKDELSQLNKGNFPDAELQLAFDKVTNHIKVLEQRLAQADRTLDESWFICDAQGRQIYRFPDAGKSLSESFHWRDYFHGRGEELDESVPHDKVSPRTKTGVSLAYLSTSSSKYKVSFATPVWDEDQKTVLGVMARGVHITDLLDQWEPQIGKEGRPDDRFLSLLETRGNRPHLLDHLRIEEALKRVGTQERGEVILRVSPAVEKALETTDRLEDYRDPIAQLDPKFDGPWLAAFYPVGNTGWTAVVQERRNLTLEPLGQMQGVLTRGALSAFLVFSVLLGVLWYFLHRASL; encoded by the coding sequence ATGCCGGACGCCATTGATGTTTCCGCGACACCGTCCGATCTGACGCTCGTCCAGGACGAGCAGCAGCGGACGAAGTCGCGGGAACTGAGCCGGGCGCCATTCGAGGCGCCGCCGGCCATTCCCGGCTACGACCTCCTCCACCGGCTCGGGGAGGGCTCGTTCGGGGCGGTCTGGCTGGCGCGGGAGAAGCGGACCGGGAAGCAGGTGGCGATCAAGTTCTACACCCGCGGGCAGGGGGTCGACTGGTCGCTCCTGAGCCGCGAGGTCGAGAAGCTCGCGGTTCTCTACACGTCGCGGAACATCGTCGGCCTTCTCGACGTGGGGTGGGACCACGAGCCCCCCTACTTCGTGATGGAGTACCTGGAGAACGGGTCGCTTGCGAGCCGTCTCAAGGAAGGGCCGCTGTCCGCGTCGCACGCGGTCCGGATCACGCGGTCCGTGGCGGAAGCCCTTGTCCACGCCCACGGCGCGGGGATTCTCCACTGCGACCTCAAGCCGGCCAACGTCCTCATCGACGGCAACATGGACGCCCGGCTGGGGGACTTCGGCCAGTCGCGGCTCGTCACCGAGATGTCGCCGGCGCTCGGGACGCTGTACTTCATGGCGCCGGAGCAGGCGCGGCTCGACGGGATTCCGGACGCCCGCTGGGACGTCTATGCCCTCGGGGCGCTCCTCTTCCACATGCTGACCGGGGCGCCGCCGTTCCGGACCCCGGAGGCGGAGGCCAAGCTCGCCCAGGCCCGGACGATCGAAGAACGGCTCGTCGTGTACCAGCAGGTCCTCGAAGCGAGCCCGGCGCCGACCGCCCATCGAACCCAGTCGGGAGTCGACTGGCGCCTGGCCGACATCGTCGACCGGTGCCTTGAACGCGATCCCCAGAAGCGGGTCGCGAACGCCCAGATCGTCCTCGACATGCTGGAGGCCCGCGACAACGCGCGGGCCAAGCGTCCGCTGATGGTCGTGGGGGCCCTGGGGCCGGTCCTGTTCCTCGTCGCCCTCTACTGGATCGCCAGCACCGTCGGTCCGCGGATCGTCCGAACAGCGGAGCATGAGCTCCTCCAGCAGGCGCTGGCGGGGGACGCCGTCTCGGCCCGCATCCTGGCGTCGAGCATCGAGACGGAAGTCCGGATCCGACAGGATGAACTCGTCGACACCGCGGACTGGACCTACGTCCGGCAGATGATCCGCGACTCCCACCAGCGGACGAAGGACGAGCTCTCCCAGCTCAACAAGGGGAATTTCCCCGACGCCGAACTTCAGCTCGCCTTCGACAAGGTGACGAACCACATCAAGGTGCTCGAACAGCGGCTGGCCCAGGCGGACCGGACGCTCGACGAGAGCTGGTTCATCTGCGACGCGCAAGGCCGCCAGATCTATCGCTTCCCGGACGCCGGAAAGAGCCTGAGCGAGTCCTTCCACTGGCGGGACTATTTTCACGGACGAGGAGAAGAGCTCGACGAGTCGGTTCCCCACGACAAGGTCTCGCCGCGTACCAAGACCGGGGTGTCGCTCGCGTACCTCAGTACGTCGTCGAGCAAGTACAAAGTCTCCTTTGCCACGCCGGTCTGGGACGAGGACCAGAAGACCGTCCTGGGGGTCATGGCCCGGGGCGTTCACATCACCGATCTCCTCGATCAGTGGGAGCCTCAGATCGGTAAGGAGGGGCGGCCGGACGACCGTTTTCTCTCCTTGCTGGAGACGCGCGGGAACCGTCCGCACCTGCTCGACCACCTGCGGATCGAAGAGGCCCTCAAACGGGTCGGGACGCAGGAGCGGGGGGAGGTGATCCTGCGGGTTTCGCCCGCCGTCGAGAAGGCGCTGGAGACGACGGACCGACTGGAGGACTACCGCGATCCGATCGCTCAGCTCGATCCCAAGTTCGACGGCCCCTGGCTCGCGGCGTTCTACCCCGTCGGCAACACCGGCTGGACCGCCGTGGTTCAGGAGCGGCGAAATCTGACGCTGGAGCCGCTGGGCCAGATGCAGGGCGTTCTCACGAGGGGGGCTCTGAGTGCCTTCCTTGTCTTCAGTGTTCTGCTGGGCGTGCTGTGGTACTTCCTGCATCGCGCGTCGTTGTAG